The genomic interval CGAAAACCCTTGCTTGTCCCGCCATAGCCCTTTTTCGGGCGACGGCGGATGCGGCCTTACGTCTTCGCCAAGGCTTCGCCGCACGCGTGATCAGGACAAAAATTGCTCATTTCTGAATTGGACACCCATCGTGTTCATTTTGAATTCGTGGATGGGCACTAACTAAGCATGCGTGTGCTAAGGAGGTATGATAAACTCCGCCACAACCGGCAGATGATCGGAGATATGCAGCGTTCCCTCTTGAATCACGCGGTGCTGGCCCAGTTTCAAGTTGTGCGCATAGAAGATATAGTCGATGGTGCGGTCCGGCCCGGTAACCCTGGAATCGTTGGCAAAGTGCGTGTACCATTTTTCAAAAGAATCAGCGTTAGCTTCTTCCAGGCTCGGAACCGACGGATAGGCCGAAGTCAACAGCTCAAGTTCGCTCTTTTCCCGGTAATACAATCTCTGATGATCCGGCAGGCGCTGGAAGGCATCGCCGGGAGGCAGCAGGTTAAAATCGCCGCCCAGGATCCAGGCCGATCCTTCTTTAGTGTATTGATCCAGCAGATGTCTAAGCTGCTCAACCTGACGCTGCATGGTATCTTCGCCTTGCGCAAACGCCGAAAGATGGGTGTTCATCACCATAAAATCTTTAGCGCCTTTCACCGCCAGGCGTGTTTCCAGAACGGCCCGTTTCAATTCAAACCGCTGCCTTATGGCGCTGACCCTTCTTAAGGGCAATTGATGGCGGTGCGATGCGGCGATGTGATATTTTGAAATTGTAGAAAGTTTCATTCCCACCCGGCCCATGATTTTGGGATGGGGAACAAAGGAGGATTTCCAGTAAAGGGCCGAGGCGTGAAATTTATAATCGGCCGGGATCAGTTCCAAAAGAAGTGCCAGTTGATCCTGATAGTCGGTGCGGCGGGCGTTGTCGTCAACCTCCTGAAGTAAAATAATGTCCGGGTTTTCTGCCCGAATGACCCGCGCAACCTCTTTCAAGGTAGCAGCGATATCCACGGCCGTCGGCCGCTTGTCCGGACCGCTGCCGTCAAGTAAATCGTAAAAAAATACATAATTTTTACCGGCCATATATTGCACGTTCCATGACATCAACTTAATGTTTTGTCCAGATTCCAAAACGGGATCAGGCCCGGTCCCGAAAATCTTTTCAGGCTGGATGGCAGCCGGATGAAAGGCGGTGCAGGCCGCCAATAGAAAATTGATCGTAACAACGGCGATAAGTCGTTTAAAGGCTCTTGGCATGATTTTTTTTAAAATGAGGGTCAGATAGGATAACCATTATGGCATGTTTATGATTTGGTTAATAAAAATGTCAATGTAAATTTTAAACGCGAGAGCGCCGTTCTGGGCCGAAAGATGCCATTTATGGATGGACACTAGTTAGGCTTCTCGCAATGCTTCCACTATATTCATCCGTGACGCTCTGAACGCAGGCAGCAGGCCTCCTGCCAATCCCATGATTAAGGAAAACGCCAAGGCCTCGCTGATAATTTCAAAGGTAAGCGCAAAGCTGAAGGCCAGCTCGGAAAACGTCTGAAAGTTGGTGGTGGATACGGTGAAAAACTGTAAAAAAGAGGCGAAAAAAAGACCTGCGCACCCGCCAATAAGACCGAGAATGAGCGATTCCACCAGAAATGCCGTTAAAATGCTGGTGCGTTTGAAGCCCAGAGCTCTGAGGGTACCGATTTCCCCGGTTCGGTTTGCCACCGCGGCGTACATGGTGATCATGGCCCCCACGACGGCGCCAAGGGAGAAAACGATGGTGAGGGAAACGCCGAGGATTCGCAGAAACTTCGCCAACGCTTCTGACTGTTCTTTATAATAGGTCGTCTCCCGCTTGGCTTCCAAGGTCAGGCGGGGGTCGGTTTCGATGCGTTGCTTGAGCGTTTCAAACTCCGCAGAATTACGCAGCCTGAAAATGATCGATGAGTAAACGGGCCGGCGGAAGGCCTGCATGAGTTGGTCTGCATCCCCCCAGATTTCGGAACTGAAACCGGTGTTGCCGGCCTCAAAGATACCGACCACCGTCCAGGCGCGTGTCGCAAAAGAAAGCTTCTCGCCGAGCTGAACGCCTTTGAACCGTTTGGCAACGCTTGCTCCCACCATAATTTCCAGCAAGCCCGGTTTAGGCGGCCGGCCGGCCGCCAATTTCACCTGGGGCCGCAACCAAAGGGAGTTTTCCGAAATTCCTCTGATGAGCACATTCGCCTGGCTGTTGGTCCTGCGCTTATGCAAATTGATGAGTACCACCATTTCTTTGGCGATAAGCCTTTTCCCGCTTGACCCGAAAGCCGCCTCCGGCTGAGTTTCCACGATGGCGGCCTGGATCCGGTCGATGCCGCTTTGCACCTCGGAACCGGAGGAGCGGCGGATGACAACGACATTATCGAACGCTCCCGTCTCGATCAGGGTTTTTTGCAACCCTTCAGCGAGCATCACGATGGCGGCGAAAGCAAAGACCACCAGGGCCATGCCCGCAGCAGTCAACACCGTAGTCAGCCGTCGCGTCAGCAGGTTCCGGAAACTGTAAGAAAGCGGAAGCCCCACTTAGCCGATCCTCCGCAAGCCCTCGGCAATGCGCACCTTAAGCGCCCGCCAGATCGGGAAAATTGCCGCCACGACGCCCACAACACCCGCGGCCGCAATGTCCAGAAAAATCGTTTCACGTTCGACGTTAAAGACCGGAAACCAGTCACCCACGGCCTTGCCAAAGGCGTGTGCTGCCGGAAATGTCAGCACAATGCCGACAGCGCCGCCCAGGGCAGTGATCATCAGGGATTCACCCAAAATGAGGCCCGTGAGATAAAAACCCCCGTATCCCAGTGTTTTGAAGACGGCATATTCTCCCATAC from Candidatus Desulfatibia profunda carries:
- a CDS encoding ABC transporter permease; protein product: MGLPLSYSFRNLLTRRLTTVLTAAGMALVVFAFAAIVMLAEGLQKTLIETGAFDNVVVIRRSSGSEVQSGIDRIQAAIVETQPEAAFGSSGKRLIAKEMVVLINLHKRRTNSQANVLIRGISENSLWLRPQVKLAAGRPPKPGLLEIMVGASVAKRFKGVQLGEKLSFATRAWTVVGIFEAGNTGFSSEIWGDADQLMQAFRRPVYSSIIFRLRNSAEFETLKQRIETDPRLTLEAKRETTYYKEQSEALAKFLRILGVSLTIVFSLGAVVGAMITMYAAVANRTGEIGTLRALGFKRTSILTAFLVESLILGLIGGCAGLFFASFLQFFTVSTTNFQTFSELAFSFALTFEIISEALAFSLIMGLAGGLLPAFRASRMNIVEALREA
- a CDS encoding endonuclease/exonuclease/phosphatase family protein, translated to MPRAFKRLIAVVTINFLLAACTAFHPAAIQPEKIFGTGPDPVLESGQNIKLMSWNVQYMAGKNYVFFYDLLDGSGPDKRPTAVDIAATLKEVARVIRAENPDIILLQEVDDNARRTDYQDQLALLLELIPADYKFHASALYWKSSFVPHPKIMGRVGMKLSTISKYHIAASHRHQLPLRRVSAIRQRFELKRAVLETRLAVKGAKDFMVMNTHLSAFAQGEDTMQRQVEQLRHLLDQYTKEGSAWILGGDFNLLPPGDAFQRLPDHQRLYYREKSELELLTSAYPSVPSLEEANADSFEKWYTHFANDSRVTGPDRTIDYIFYAHNLKLGQHRVIQEGTLHISDHLPVVAEFIIPP